The proteins below are encoded in one region of Bacteroides uniformis:
- a CDS encoding TonB-dependent receptor plug domain-containing protein codes for MSGRTKVLLVCAVSLGASILRLSAQEVGGDTITGKVHQIEKVTVTARRSPNKVTSAVPIQTMSRQDISQLGIQNMADAVRRFAGANVKDYGGIGGLKTVSIRNMGAAHTAVSYDGVAVSNCQAGQIDIGRFSLDNVSMLSLAIGQSEDLLQSARLYASAGVLGIETEKPHFDDGRNAAFQARVRGGSFGMVSPSLRWWQKLGCRTRVAVDAGYMRADGNYPFTLVNGKYVTEEKRNNSGIYSWQGEATFYHTFKDDSELDVKGYYFYSRRGLPGAVTLYNPLSDETLWDENTFVQARYRKHFSPRWSLQAQAKYNHGWNQYKDEGKEYADGYYRENHRQDEYYISATVLYRPLEALTLSLAQDGVINKLRNSLPECPFPTRYTSISAFNARYRQGWLTATASLVHTATSEHAEKGTVPDDFHRFAPSLSVSMQPWQDESLYFRLMYKSTFRLPTFNDLYYYRLGNRNLRPEKADEYNVGITWSKSGLSVFDYISVTLDGYYNDVTDKIVAFPTTYAWKMANYGKVHAAGVDATLAATVPLTEKIRLIMSGGYTWQKAIDLTDSDAKNYKDQLPYTPLHSGNASAIVETPWVNVGYSAVGVGKRYYLSQNIPENEIEGYLEHTMSLSHEFALGGCRLLLQAEIINLTDEQYDVIKYYPMPGRSWRLTGTFKF; via the coding sequence ATGTCAGGAAGGACTAAGGTATTACTGGTCTGTGCTGTTTCATTGGGTGCAAGTATACTCCGGCTCTCTGCCCAGGAGGTGGGGGGAGATACGATTACGGGGAAAGTGCATCAGATAGAGAAAGTGACAGTGACAGCACGCAGGTCGCCCAATAAAGTGACTTCTGCCGTACCCATACAGACGATGTCACGGCAGGATATCAGCCAGCTGGGAATACAGAATATGGCAGATGCTGTACGCCGTTTTGCCGGAGCCAATGTAAAGGACTATGGAGGCATTGGAGGACTGAAAACGGTTTCCATACGCAATATGGGAGCAGCCCATACAGCTGTCAGTTATGACGGGGTGGCGGTGAGTAATTGTCAGGCAGGGCAGATAGATATCGGGCGTTTTTCGCTGGACAATGTTTCCATGCTTTCGCTCGCCATCGGGCAGTCGGAGGACTTGTTGCAGTCCGCCCGCTTGTATGCGTCGGCCGGTGTGCTGGGCATAGAGACGGAAAAACCTCATTTTGATGACGGGCGCAATGCCGCTTTTCAGGCACGGGTGCGCGGAGGGTCGTTCGGCATGGTCAGCCCCTCGCTGCGCTGGTGGCAGAAACTGGGCTGCCGTACACGCGTGGCGGTAGATGCCGGTTATATGAGGGCAGACGGTAATTACCCTTTCACGCTGGTCAATGGGAAATACGTGACGGAAGAGAAACGTAACAACTCCGGCATCTATTCCTGGCAGGGCGAAGCTACCTTTTATCATACTTTCAAGGATGACAGCGAACTGGATGTGAAGGGTTATTACTTCTATTCCCGCCGGGGACTTCCAGGGGCGGTTACGCTCTATAATCCCCTTTCCGATGAAACGCTTTGGGATGAGAATACTTTTGTGCAGGCACGTTATAGGAAGCATTTTTCGCCCCGGTGGAGTTTGCAGGCACAGGCAAAGTATAATCATGGCTGGAACCAATATAAGGATGAGGGCAAGGAATATGCCGACGGATATTATCGGGAAAATCACCGGCAAGACGAATATTATATTTCCGCGACCGTTCTCTACCGTCCTTTGGAAGCTTTGACCCTTTCGTTGGCGCAGGATGGGGTGATAAACAAGTTGCGCAACAGTTTGCCGGAATGTCCTTTCCCTACAAGATATACTTCCATCAGTGCCTTCAATGCACGCTACCGGCAAGGATGGCTCACGGCCACGGCTTCGCTGGTGCATACTGCCACTTCGGAGCATGCCGAGAAAGGTACGGTCCCCGATGACTTCCATCGCTTTGCCCCCTCTTTATCAGTCAGTATGCAGCCTTGGCAGGACGAGTCGCTGTATTTCCGGTTGATGTATAAGAGTACGTTCCGTCTGCCCACTTTCAACGACCTCTATTACTACCGGCTGGGCAACCGTAATCTGCGACCCGAGAAGGCAGACGAATATAATGTCGGTATCACATGGAGCAAATCCGGATTGTCTGTGTTCGACTATATCTCCGTTACGCTCGACGGTTACTATAATGATGTGACGGATAAGATTGTGGCTTTTCCCACCACCTATGCGTGGAAGATGGCGAACTACGGCAAGGTGCATGCCGCAGGTGTGGATGCCACTTTGGCGGCAACCGTTCCATTGACGGAGAAAATAAGACTGATTATGTCGGGCGGATATACATGGCAAAAGGCCATTGACCTGACCGATTCCGACGCGAAGAACTATAAGGACCAATTGCCTTATACTCCTCTTCATAGCGGAAACGCGTCCGCCATTGTAGAAACGCCGTGGGTGAATGTGGGCTACTCGGCGGTAGGAGTGGGAAAGCGTTACTATTTGTCGCAGAACATTCCGGAGAATGAGATTGAGGGCTATCTGGAGCATACGATGAGCCTCTCTCATGAGTTTGCTTTGGGCGGTTGCCGGCTTCTGTTGCAGGCCGAGATTATAAATCTGACCGATGAACAGTATGACGTGATAAAATATTATCCTATGCCGGGTCGTTCGTGGCGGTTGACGGGTACTTTCAAGTTTTGA
- a CDS encoding Cof-type HAD-IIB family hydrolase: MKYKLLVLDVDGTLLNDEREISKRTLAALLKVQQMGVRIVLASGRPTYGLMPLAKTLELGNYGGFVLSYNGCQIIKAQNGEILFERRINPEMLPYLEKKARKNGFAIFTYHDDTLITDSPDNEYIKNEALLNNLKIIKEDEFSTAIDFAPCKCMLVSDKEKALIGLEQHWEKRLAGTLDAFRSEPYFLEVVPCGVNKANTLGALLEHLGVTREEVIAVGDGVCDVTMLQLAGMGVAMGHSQDSVKVCADYVTASNEEDGVALAVEKLILAEVRAAEVPLDLLNERARHALMGNLGIQYTYASDERVEATMPVDYRTRQPFGILHGGATLALAETVAGLGSMIICEPDEIVVGMQVSGNHISSAHEGDTVRAVATIVHKGRSSHVWNVDVFTSTNKLVSSIRVVNSVIKKR, encoded by the coding sequence ATGAAATATAAGTTATTGGTTCTTGATGTAGATGGAACGCTACTCAATGATGAAAGAGAAATTAGTAAAAGGACATTAGCTGCTCTGCTAAAGGTCCAGCAAATGGGAGTGCGCATAGTTTTGGCATCCGGTAGGCCGACTTATGGATTGATGCCACTGGCCAAAACCCTCGAACTCGGCAATTATGGAGGGTTTGTTCTCTCCTATAACGGTTGCCAGATAATAAAAGCACAGAACGGAGAAATATTGTTTGAACGACGCATCAATCCGGAAATGCTGCCTTATCTGGAAAAGAAAGCCCGCAAGAACGGCTTTGCCATCTTCACCTACCACGATGATACCCTCATTACGGATAGTCCGGACAATGAATATATAAAGAATGAAGCCCTGCTAAACAATTTGAAGATAATCAAGGAAGATGAATTCTCTACTGCCATAGACTTCGCACCTTGCAAGTGCATGCTGGTGAGTGACAAGGAAAAAGCTCTGATAGGGCTGGAACAACATTGGGAAAAACGCCTGGCAGGTACTCTGGATGCTTTCCGTTCCGAGCCTTACTTTTTAGAGGTGGTGCCCTGCGGAGTCAATAAAGCGAATACGTTAGGCGCCCTATTAGAGCATTTGGGAGTAACACGGGAAGAAGTCATTGCCGTTGGAGATGGCGTATGCGATGTGACCATGCTCCAATTGGCCGGCATGGGGGTAGCTATGGGACATTCACAAGATTCTGTAAAGGTCTGTGCAGACTATGTGACCGCATCGAATGAAGAAGATGGAGTGGCCCTGGCCGTAGAAAAACTAATATTGGCAGAAGTGCGTGCAGCAGAGGTGCCTCTTGATTTACTGAACGAACGGGCACGACACGCATTGATGGGAAACTTGGGCATTCAATACACATACGCTTCGGATGAGCGCGTAGAAGCAACCATGCCGGTCGACTACCGTACCCGCCAACCCTTCGGCATTCTGCATGGCGGTGCCACCCTTGCCTTGGCAGAAACCGTTGCCGGGCTCGGCTCCATGATTATCTGCGAACCTGATGAGATTGTCGTGGGAATGCAAGTCAGCGGAAATCATATTTCTTCTGCACACGAAGGAGATACCGTAAGGGCAGTGGCAACCATCGTTCATAAAGGGCGTTCATCCCATGTGTGGAATGTGGACGTATTTACTTCCACCAATAAACTGGTTTCCTCTATACGGGTAGTGAATAGTGTTATAAAGAAAAGATAA
- a CDS encoding iron ABC transporter permease, whose protein sequence is MSKGWKYGIGLGVVILLLFAGNLLVGSVSIPPADVFRILLGGEGEKASWSFILWESRLPQALTALLCGGALAVCGLMLQTAFKNPLAGPSILGINAGASLGVAFVMLLFGGSITAGVFSLSGFFSVLLGAFIGAMLIMALILFFSTLIKSNVMLLITGIMIGYIASSAIALLNFFATAEGVQSYMIWGLGNFGGVSLQQMPAFALVTIVGLFGSLLLIKPLNALLLGERYAENLGVNIRCVRNWLLIITGLLTAVTTAFCGPVAFIGLAVPHVARMILGTANHNSLLPVTILSGGAVALLCNLICVLPGEAGIIPLNAVTPIIGAPVIIYVILSQRKPQQFN, encoded by the coding sequence ATGAGTAAAGGCTGGAAATATGGTATCGGGCTGGGAGTAGTAATCTTATTGCTTTTTGCGGGCAATCTGCTGGTGGGGTCGGTTTCGATTCCGCCTGCCGATGTTTTCCGTATCCTGCTCGGTGGAGAGGGGGAGAAGGCAAGCTGGAGCTTCATCCTTTGGGAATCCCGTTTGCCCCAAGCGCTGACGGCGCTGCTTTGCGGTGGCGCATTGGCTGTCTGCGGACTGATGTTGCAGACGGCTTTCAAGAATCCGCTGGCAGGACCATCCATTCTGGGCATCAACGCCGGGGCAAGTCTGGGAGTGGCCTTCGTCATGCTGCTGTTTGGCGGCAGCATCACGGCAGGGGTGTTCAGTCTGTCCGGCTTCTTCTCCGTACTGCTTGGCGCATTTATCGGAGCCATGCTGATTATGGCACTTATCCTTTTCTTTTCCACGCTGATAAAGAGCAATGTCATGCTGCTGATAACGGGTATCATGATAGGCTACATCGCTTCTTCGGCCATTGCCCTGCTGAACTTCTTTGCTACGGCAGAGGGGGTGCAGTCCTATATGATATGGGGGCTGGGCAACTTCGGTGGAGTTTCCCTACAGCAGATGCCGGCCTTTGCGCTGGTCACCATTGTGGGACTGTTCGGCTCATTATTGTTGATAAAGCCCCTGAACGCCTTGTTGCTGGGAGAGCGCTATGCCGAAAATCTAGGTGTAAATATCCGCTGTGTGCGCAACTGGCTTTTGATTATCACCGGGCTCTTGACGGCTGTCACCACCGCCTTCTGTGGTCCGGTCGCCTTTATCGGCCTGGCCGTGCCGCATGTGGCCCGCATGATATTGGGGACAGCCAATCACAATTCCCTATTGCCGGTCACCATCCTGAGTGGCGGTGCAGTGGCACTGCTTTGCAACTTGATTTGCGTCTTGCCCGGCGAAGCGGGTATTATCCCCTTGAATGCCGTCACGCCCATTATCGGTGCGCCGGTCATCATCTACGTTATTCTGAGCCAGCGGAAGCCCCAACAATTCAACTAA
- a CDS encoding FecR family protein: MMEVDKKKTRTDEAWVRLYARFETDCLLPADAEHASATHRRLYLKWGSVSAAVIAGIVCFAAWWAVPEQGGDSRSLLTEENREKPTLVKTLEDGSVVYLAQESTLKYPEHFAEDKREVNLQGEAFFDVAKKPEQAFTIETARVRVEVLGTAFNVRSNEGVPFSLSVKRGKVKVLLKQEEQTVFVEAGETVILQGGSLLVSETENPELFDRYTSNIRFKDECLEDVLRAINKESAGWQIEAASPTLGKRRLTVEFSNNSPESVAELICWTFDLKCTRQGNRLILSEQ, translated from the coding sequence ATGATGGAAGTAGATAAAAAGAAGACAAGGACCGACGAGGCATGGGTACGGCTTTATGCCCGCTTCGAAACGGACTGCCTGCTGCCGGCAGATGCGGAACACGCTTCGGCAACGCACCGCAGGCTTTACCTCAAGTGGGGGAGCGTTTCGGCAGCCGTGATTGCCGGAATCGTATGTTTTGCCGCATGGTGGGCCGTACCGGAACAAGGTGGGGACAGTCGTAGCTTGCTGACGGAGGAGAACCGGGAGAAGCCCACACTGGTCAAGACCCTTGAAGACGGTTCGGTGGTATATCTGGCGCAGGAAAGCACGCTGAAGTATCCTGAACATTTTGCGGAAGACAAGCGGGAAGTGAACCTGCAGGGCGAAGCCTTCTTTGATGTGGCAAAGAAACCCGAGCAGGCTTTTACGATTGAGACGGCAAGGGTGCGTGTGGAGGTACTGGGCACGGCTTTCAATGTCAGGAGCAATGAAGGGGTCCCCTTCAGCTTGTCCGTGAAGCGCGGGAAGGTGAAGGTGCTGCTGAAACAAGAGGAACAGACGGTCTTTGTAGAGGCGGGAGAAACGGTTATCTTGCAGGGGGGCAGTCTGCTCGTCAGCGAGACGGAGAATCCGGAGCTCTTTGACCGCTACACCAGCAACATCCGTTTCAAGGACGAGTGCCTGGAGGATGTGCTGCGTGCCATCAATAAGGAGTCTGCCGGCTGGCAGATAGAAGCCGCGTCGCCAACCCTGGGCAAACGGCGGCTGACGGTCGAATTTTCGAATAACTCCCCGGAGTCTGTGGCCGAGCTGATATGCTGGACGTTCGACTTGAAGTGTACACGTCAGGGCAATAGACTGATATTGTCGGAACAATGA
- a CDS encoding ABC transporter substrate-binding protein, translating into MKRNSLLICLFAVLFLSSCGGRGKTASALANGDTIPLRYAENLTLVSYPGYTLATLRNPWDTLHTLHTYILVPKDRELPAHLPAGTVVRTPLSKSVIYSSVHCGLMDNLGVFGSIGGVCDLKYIKLPAVHEACRRGAIADCGDGMNPDMERIIDLHPDAILLSPFENSGGYGRIEKLDIPIIECADYMETSALGRAEWMRFYGLLFGVAPQADSLFAEVDSCYQRLKMRAQLSSTSFSVVSELKSGSAWYVPGGRSTIGRLFQDACGRYAFADDTHSGSVPLAFETVFDKAGDADVWLVKYNRDRDMTYADLEADYIGYTGFKAFKTRNVYGCNTAKVPFYEETPFRPDYLLSDLIQILHPEIGDLGGLRYFCRLKE; encoded by the coding sequence ATGAAAAGAAATAGTTTACTTATCTGTCTGTTCGCAGTCCTGTTTCTTTCCTCCTGCGGAGGAAGGGGCAAGACTGCCTCTGCTTTGGCCAACGGTGACACCATTCCCTTACGTTATGCAGAGAATCTTACCTTAGTGTCCTATCCCGGCTATACCCTTGCCACCTTGCGCAATCCTTGGGATACGTTGCACACGCTACATACCTATATACTGGTCCCGAAAGACCGCGAACTCCCGGCACATCTTCCGGCAGGTACTGTGGTACGTACCCCGCTCTCCAAATCAGTCATCTACTCTTCCGTCCACTGCGGACTGATGGATAATCTGGGTGTGTTTGGTAGCATCGGCGGTGTCTGCGACTTGAAGTACATCAAACTACCCGCCGTGCACGAAGCCTGCCGCCGGGGTGCCATCGCCGATTGTGGCGACGGTATGAATCCCGATATGGAGCGCATCATCGACCTGCATCCCGATGCCATCCTTCTGTCTCCGTTCGAGAACAGTGGCGGTTATGGCCGTATCGAGAAACTGGATATTCCCATCATCGAATGTGCCGACTACATGGAAACCTCCGCTTTGGGACGTGCCGAGTGGATGCGTTTCTACGGACTGCTCTTCGGGGTTGCGCCACAAGCCGACAGCCTTTTTGCTGAAGTGGACAGTTGTTACCAACGCCTCAAGATGCGTGCGCAACTTTCATCCACCTCGTTCTCCGTTGTCAGTGAGTTGAAAAGCGGCTCGGCATGGTACGTACCGGGAGGGCGTAGCACCATAGGAAGGCTTTTTCAGGATGCTTGCGGGCGTTACGCCTTTGCCGACGATACCCACAGCGGCTCTGTTCCTCTGGCTTTCGAGACCGTTTTCGACAAGGCGGGCGATGCCGACGTCTGGTTGGTGAAGTACAACCGTGACCGCGATATGACCTACGCTGATTTGGAGGCGGATTATATCGGCTACACCGGTTTTAAGGCTTTCAAGACCCGGAATGTCTATGGTTGTAATACGGCGAAAGTTCCTTTCTACGAGGAGACTCCGTTCCGTCCCGATTATTTGTTATCCGACCTAATACAGATTCTGCATCCCGAAATAGGAGATTTGGGAGGCTTGCGCTATTTTTGCAGACTGAAGGAGTGA
- a CDS encoding carboxypeptidase-like regulatory domain-containing protein: MKNFVGFTLGCLFAFLSSGITPLMAQDAAVNELVITGTVKNKDSRKKLENVNVSVVGNNIGTVTNADGTFSLKVAEAEAFRGLEVSHIGYLTTHLSLEELEKTGGLTIWMIPAPNLLSEIVVYGNNPRVIVEEAIKKIPVNYSGNDNMLTAFYRETVQKRRRYISVSEAVMDVYKTDYNSRDVDRDKVQLLKGRRLLSQKQSDTLAVKVVGGPNLSLYLDIVKNGDALLSTDNLDYYEFRMEDPVNLDNRMQYVVSFRPRVSLMYALFIGKLYIDYERLSFTRAEFGLDMANRVKAVEAILHKKPVGLRFRPQEVAYLVTYKQQGTKTYLNYIRNVIRFKCDWKKRLFSSSYTAFSEMVVTDRTESPLSGISNKNTFKRKQVFYDLVDEYWNEDFWRNYNIIEPTESLENAVNKLRKQSN, from the coding sequence ATGAAAAACTTTGTAGGATTTACACTTGGGTGTTTGTTTGCATTCTTATCTTCGGGTATCACCCCGTTGATGGCGCAGGACGCGGCAGTGAACGAGCTCGTCATCACCGGTACGGTCAAGAATAAGGACAGCAGGAAGAAACTCGAAAACGTGAACGTCTCTGTTGTCGGCAACAATATCGGAACGGTGACCAATGCCGACGGCACATTCTCCTTGAAAGTAGCGGAAGCGGAAGCTTTCCGTGGACTGGAAGTCTCCCATATCGGCTATCTCACTACACACCTCTCTCTGGAAGAACTTGAAAAAACGGGCGGGCTGACCATCTGGATGATACCGGCTCCCAATCTTTTGAGCGAGATTGTGGTCTATGGCAATAATCCCCGCGTCATAGTGGAAGAGGCCATCAAGAAAATTCCAGTAAACTATTCTGGCAATGACAACATGCTGACCGCCTTCTATCGGGAAACCGTGCAGAAGCGCCGCCGCTATATCAGCGTGTCCGAGGCAGTGATGGATGTCTATAAGACGGATTATAACTCCCGCGATGTGGACCGCGACAAGGTGCAGCTGCTGAAAGGCCGCCGCCTGCTGAGCCAAAAGCAGAGTGACACGCTGGCTGTGAAAGTGGTGGGAGGCCCCAATTTGTCCCTTTATCTGGACATTGTGAAGAATGGCGATGCGCTGTTGAGCACGGACAATCTGGACTATTATGAATTCCGTATGGAGGACCCCGTCAATCTGGATAACCGCATGCAGTATGTAGTCAGCTTCCGTCCGCGGGTCAGCCTGATGTATGCCTTGTTCATCGGGAAACTGTATATAGACTACGAACGGCTCTCCTTTACACGTGCCGAGTTTGGCCTGGACATGGCAAACCGGGTGAAGGCAGTGGAGGCCATTCTGCATAAGAAGCCCGTCGGCTTGCGGTTCCGCCCGCAGGAAGTCGCCTATCTGGTGACCTACAAGCAGCAGGGGACCAAGACTTACCTGAACTATATACGGAATGTCATCCGCTTTAAATGCGACTGGAAAAAAAGACTGTTCTCCTCCAGCTACACCGCTTTCTCCGAAATGGTGGTGACCGACAGGACGGAAAGCCCTCTCTCCGGCATCTCCAACAAGAACACCTTCAAACGGAAGCAGGTATTCTACGACCTGGTGGATGAGTATTGGAACGAAGACTTCTGGAGGAACTACAATATCATAGAACCTACGGAATCCCTGGAGAATGCAGTCAATAAATTGCGGAAACAATCCAATTGA
- a CDS encoding RNA polymerase sigma-70 factor yields MLDELMILARIKEGDIKAFEGIFRRYYSPLCWYAAGITGDTASAEEIVEELFYVLWKNRERLQVFQSVKSYLYRSVRNEAVQFCEHQEVKERYRASVRTESGPGYSSDPHAHLEYEELRTLIRHTLDKQPRRRQQIFRMHRMEGKKYAEIALSLSLSVKTVEAEMTKVLRTLRNEIDNYIRTQ; encoded by the coding sequence ATGCTGGACGAACTGATGATACTGGCCAGAATAAAGGAGGGCGATATAAAGGCGTTCGAAGGAATCTTCCGCCGGTATTATTCCCCTCTTTGCTGGTATGCTGCGGGCATCACGGGTGATACGGCGTCTGCCGAGGAAATTGTGGAGGAGCTGTTCTACGTGCTGTGGAAGAACCGGGAGCGGTTACAAGTATTCCAGTCCGTGAAAAGCTATCTCTACCGTTCTGTGAGAAATGAAGCCGTGCAGTTTTGTGAGCATCAGGAGGTCAAGGAGCGCTATCGGGCATCTGTCCGTACGGAGTCCGGGCCGGGCTATTCGTCCGACCCCCACGCGCATTTGGAGTACGAGGAACTACGGACTCTCATCCGGCATACGCTCGACAAGCAGCCCCGGCGCCGGCAGCAGATTTTCAGGATGCACCGCATGGAGGGGAAGAAATATGCAGAGATTGCCTTGTCGCTTTCGTTGTCCGTCAAGACGGTGGAAGCGGAAATGACCAAGGTACTCCGAACCTTACGAAATGAAATTGATAATTATATCCGGACACAATGA
- a CDS encoding YncE family protein, whose protein sequence is MKVRSLLFGMLCMLALGASLASCSDDDDDSLDDGGSKVTLPQTRVYILNEGGWGANNARLAFYAPNKDADFISDIYQTQNNAKLGDLGQSMIEYEDEIYIAVSGSNYLTKLNAAGVELKRVSFVDDNDLSAGIRYIDAEDGYIYASFYGGAVAKINAKTLEVVDKLTGLGDNLEGVAICEDMLYVANSCTADWSTYHNDVKVIDLRTFKLKETLTVGLNPNALVEEDDKVFLISWGNYVDIGYSLQMIDPAANNKVTELGSATRMCATDDILYLTYSNYTNPTASFFTYNIKTGKMDEASFLKDIPEKLKTSTIYMLEVNDNNGDFYIGTSEYTTNGTIYRFKKDGTFIEQFDAGGMNPNSAIFFN, encoded by the coding sequence ATGAAAGTAAGAAGTTTATTATTCGGTATGCTCTGCATGCTTGCTTTGGGTGCCTCTTTGGCATCTTGTAGTGACGACGATGACGATTCTCTGGATGACGGCGGGTCGAAGGTGACACTGCCGCAGACGCGTGTTTATATTCTGAATGAGGGTGGTTGGGGAGCTAATAACGCAAGACTTGCCTTTTATGCACCCAATAAGGATGCGGATTTCATCAGTGATATTTACCAGACTCAAAACAACGCCAAGTTGGGTGACCTTGGTCAGAGTATGATTGAGTATGAAGATGAAATATATATAGCTGTAAGTGGTTCCAATTATCTGACTAAGCTGAATGCTGCGGGTGTGGAGTTGAAACGTGTTTCGTTTGTAGACGACAACGACCTCAGTGCAGGCATTCGTTATATCGATGCTGAGGATGGATATATCTATGCTTCCTTCTACGGAGGAGCTGTAGCTAAAATCAATGCGAAAACGTTGGAGGTAGTGGATAAATTGACCGGACTTGGCGACAATCTGGAAGGTGTGGCAATCTGCGAGGATATGCTTTATGTGGCGAATAGCTGTACTGCTGATTGGAGCACTTATCACAATGACGTAAAGGTGATAGATTTGCGTACTTTCAAGTTGAAAGAGACGTTGACGGTAGGTTTGAACCCCAATGCTTTGGTTGAAGAGGATGATAAGGTTTTTTTGATTTCATGGGGTAATTATGTTGATATTGGCTATTCATTACAGATGATAGACCCTGCTGCCAACAATAAGGTGACGGAATTAGGCAGTGCCACCCGTATGTGTGCTACTGATGATATTCTCTATTTGACTTATTCAAATTACACCAATCCTACCGCTTCTTTTTTTACTTATAATATAAAGACTGGAAAGATGGATGAAGCTTCTTTCTTGAAGGATATACCGGAAAAGTTGAAAACTTCTACGATTTATATGTTGGAAGTAAATGATAATAACGGTGATTTCTATATTGGTACTTCTGAATATACCACGAACGGCACCATTTATCGTTTCAAGAAAGACGGTACCTTTATAGAGCAGTTCGATGCAGGAGGTATGAATCCTAATTCTGCTATCTTCTTCAATTAA